One bacterium genomic window, CGATCTCGATGATGTTGTCCTGGGCGCGCTTGAGCTTGGCGGCCGCGACCATTTTCATCACGCGGGTGATCTGCTGCGTGGACTCTACGCTGCGAATACGACGTTTAATTGCCTTAAGACCGGACATCCGATTCCTCAATCAT contains:
- a CDS encoding F0F1 ATP synthase subunit gamma is translated as MSGLKAIKRRIRSVESTQQITRVMKMVAAAKLKRAQDNIIEI